Proteins encoded together in one Quercus lobata isolate SW786 chromosome 3, ValleyOak3.0 Primary Assembly, whole genome shotgun sequence window:
- the LOC115982232 gene encoding GDSL esterase/lipase At3g48460-like, with the protein MENSKYLFLQIACFILLLSLSPSYAHNKSHESMPPPAGSQAKVDFKGCFNKVYAFGDSDTDTGNAHNLGDLKSFISTLFSHAWSPYCSSENSKLSGYRLSNGRLVIDFLCEALNISHLSAYKGSSANFSGGANFALAGSTALSKNLFSHFNFSNPLLWKPNPESILTQIDWFHNFVGERECQGKDEAACKSELGNALFWIGQIGGNDYARLFASSIGLAFANKQFTEQAVNHICTLALGLLDKGAKFLVVQGLPPIGCLPLQLATSPSNDRDQNGCSASANSVIKGHNNLLQKRLDEIRTQYNDSMILYIDFYKAFTTILEKHTQYQFDEPFKACCGAGGGPFNYQPNLLCGAFGTSNCKNSSTHINFDGVHLTENMHLHLSDLFFNQGFCTPSFADLIKKKKGQY; encoded by the exons ATGGAAAACTCCAAGTACCTGTTTCTTCAAATTGCATGCTTCATCCTCTTGTTATCCTTGTCTCCTTCATATGCTCACAACAAGAGCCATGAAAGCATGCCACCTCCTGCTGGTTCCCAAGCAAAAGTAGATTTCAAAGGTTGCTTCAATAAGGTTTATGCTTTCGGCGATTCAGACACAGACACTGGAAATGCTCACAACTTGGGTGATCTCAAATCCTTCATAAGCACTTTATTCTCTCATGCTTGGTCCCCATATTGCTCatcagaaaattcaaagttaTCTGGTTATCGACTATCTAATGGCCGTTTAGTCATTGATTTCCTATGTGAAGCTCTCAACATATCCCACTTGTCAGCCTATAAAGGCTCTTCCGCAAACTTCTCAGGTGGTGCAAACTTTGCATTAGCCGGATCAACGGCTCTTTCAAAAAATCTCTTCAGtcatttcaatttcagtaaTCCCCTTCTGTGGAAACCAAATCCAGAGAGTATCTTAACTCAAATTGATTGGTTCCATAACTTTGTTGGGGAGAGAGAATGCCAAGGAAAAGATGAGGCTGCATGCAAATCAGAGCTTGGGAATGCTCTCTTTTGGATAGGTCAGATTGGTGGCAATGACTATGCTCGTCTTTTTGCCTCTTCCATTGGCCTTGCTTTTGCCAATAAGCAATTCACAGAGCAAGCTGTTAATCACATCTGCACACTTGCATTG GGGCTATTGGACAAGGGTGCAAAGTTCCTTGTGGTTCAAGGGCTACCACCAATAGGGTGCCTTCCATTGCAGTTAGCAACATCTCCCTCAAATGATCGTGATCAAAATGGGTGTTCAGCGAGTGCCAACTCGGTAATAAAGGGTCACAACAATCTTCTCCAGAAGAGGTTGGATGAAATTCGAACCCAATACAATGATTCTATGATCCTATATATTGATTTCTACAAAGCATTCACAACAATATTGGAAAAGCACACACAATACCAGTTTGACGAACCCTTCAAGGCATGTTGTGGAGCTGGGGGAGGACCATTCAACTATCAACCAAACCTCCTTTGTGGAGCTTTTGGCACCTCTAATTGCAAGAACTCCAGCACCCATATTAACTTTGACGGGGTCCATTTGACTGAAAATATGCATTTACACCTCTCTGATCTCTTCTTCAACCAAGGCTTTTGTACACCATCATTTGCAGATCtgattaagaagaagaaaggccAATATTAA
- the LOC115981105 gene encoding GDSL esterase/lipase At3g48460-like translates to MENSKYMFLQIACFILLLSLSPSYAHNKSHESTPPPAGSQAKVDFKGCFNKVFAFDYSDTDTGNAHNLVIDFLCEAFNIPHLLAYKGSFANFSAGANFAVARSTTLSSNLFSHFNFGNPLMWKPNPESILTQIDWFHNFVGERECQGKDEVACKSELGNAFFWIGQIGGNDYARLFASSIGLAIANKQFTEQAVNHICTLALVSMDKLPFMSKA, encoded by the exons ATGGAAAACTCCAAGTACATGTTTCTTCAAATTGCATGCTTCATCCTCTTGTTATCCTTGTCTCCTTCATATGCTCACAACAAGAGCCATGAAAGCACGCCACCTCCTGCTGGTTCCCAAGCAAAAGTTGATTTCAAAGGTTGCTTCAATAAGGTTTTTGCTTTCGACTATTCAGACACAGACACTGGAAATGCTCACAACTTGG TCATTGATTTCCTATGTGAAGCTTTCAACATACCCCACTTGTTAGCCTATAAAGGCTCTTTCGCAAACTTCTCagctggtgcaaactttgcagTAGCCAGATCAACGACTCTTTCAAGTAATCTCTTCAGTCATTTCAATTTCGGTAATCCCCTTATGTGGAAACCAAATCCAGAAAGTATCTTAACTCAAATTGATTGGTTCCATAACTTTGTTGGGGAGAGAGAATGCCAGGGAAAAGATGAGGTTGCATGCAAATCAGAGCTTGGGAATGCTTTCTTTTGGATAGGTCAGATTGGTGGCAATGACTATGCTCGTCTTTTTGCCTCTTCCATTGGCCTTGCTATTGCCAATAAGCAATTCACAGAGCAAGCTGTTAATCACATCTGCACACTTGCATTGGTAAGCATGGATAAACTACCATTTATGTCAAAagcttaa